In a single window of the Desulfovibrio sp. ZJ209 genome:
- a CDS encoding aspartate carbamoyltransferase catalytic subunit, translating into MPDDNRHPWPHKDLLDVTQLDAAEVRRLLDLAAGFQEINRRPVKKVPTLKGKTVVLFFAENSTRTKTSFDVAAKRLSADTFALSTAGSSINKGESLKDTGLTLQAMNPDVIVIRHQSSGAARYLAELLPCGVVNGGDGWHAHPTQALLDCFSLREVWGDDFAGRELLILGDIAHSRVARSNLHLLRMLGVKVRLCAPRTLLPAGVDHWPAEVYSDLDKAMDGVDAVMCLRLQLERQQAGLLPDLSEYSRRYCLDFRHLHKAKPGCRVLHPGPMNRGLEISSAVADAPECLVLDQVAAGVATRMAILYLLATRTEGGAA; encoded by the coding sequence ATGCCCGATGACAACCGCCACCCCTGGCCGCACAAGGACCTCCTCGACGTGACCCAGCTCGACGCCGCCGAGGTGCGCCGCCTGCTGGACCTCGCCGCGGGCTTTCAGGAGATCAACCGCCGCCCGGTGAAAAAGGTGCCCACCCTCAAGGGCAAGACCGTGGTGCTGTTTTTCGCCGAAAACAGCACGCGCACCAAGACCTCCTTCGACGTGGCGGCCAAGCGCCTCTCTGCCGACACCTTCGCCCTTTCCACGGCGGGCTCGAGCATCAACAAGGGCGAAAGCCTCAAGGACACGGGCCTGACGCTCCAGGCCATGAACCCGGATGTCATCGTCATCCGCCACCAGTCGAGCGGCGCGGCCCGCTACCTCGCGGAGCTTCTGCCCTGCGGCGTGGTCAACGGCGGCGACGGCTGGCACGCCCATCCCACGCAGGCACTCCTTGACTGCTTCAGCCTGCGCGAGGTCTGGGGCGACGATTTCGCCGGCCGCGAGCTGCTTATCCTGGGCGACATCGCCCACAGCCGCGTGGCGCGCTCCAACCTGCACCTGTTGCGCATGCTCGGGGTAAAGGTGCGGCTCTGCGCGCCGCGCACCCTGCTGCCCGCCGGGGTGGACCACTGGCCGGCCGAGGTCTATTCCGACCTCGACAAGGCCATGGACGGCGTGGACGCGGTCATGTGCCTGCGCCTCCAGCTCGAGCGGCAGCAGGCCGGCCTGTTGCCGGATCTTTCCGAATATTCGCGCCGCTATTGTCTCGACTTCCGGCATCTTCACAAGGCCAAGCCCGGCTGCCGGGTGCTGCACCCCGGGCCCATGAACCGGGGCCTTGAAATTTCGAGCGCCGTGGCCGACGCGCCGGAATGTCTCGTGCTCGATCAGGTGGCCGCGGGCGTGGCGACCCGCATGGCCATCCTCTACCTGCTCGCCACGCGCACCGAGGGAGGGGCCGCCTAA
- a CDS encoding dihydroorotase — protein MLSIRNARHLDAPVDLLVDGARIVTMTPAGHVAPPEGCEVFEAHGLRLFPSLTDAHVHLREPGFEYKEEIATGLDAAAHGGFGQVMCMANTKPVNDTAAVTRFMLERARESHPDGPRLYPVAAASVGLKGEALAPLAEMRAAGCVAVSNDGRPLESAELVRRIMEYAADLGMVFIDHCEDPHLARGWLMHEGDVSGMLGIKGQPAAGEAMQAARDIMLAEYLGLPVHIAHVSSRLTVDLIAWGKARGVRVTAETCPHYLLLDETALEGYNTLAKVSPPLRTADDRAALREAVASGIVDILVTDHAPHAAHEKDETLDLAPCGLTGLDLALSLTWELVREGALTEADVHRLWSRRPAEIFGLPRNDFAPGDPADFFLFDADATWEVTPEALRSRGKNTPFLGRRLHGRVRHHWLGGKALF, from the coding sequence ATGCTCTCAATCCGCAATGCACGGCACTTGGACGCGCCCGTGGACCTTCTGGTGGACGGCGCCCGCATCGTCACCATGACGCCCGCTGGCCATGTGGCGCCGCCCGAGGGCTGCGAGGTCTTCGAGGCCCATGGCCTGCGCCTGTTCCCGAGCCTCACCGACGCGCATGTGCACCTGCGCGAGCCCGGCTTTGAATACAAGGAAGAGATCGCCACCGGCCTTGACGCGGCGGCGCACGGCGGCTTCGGGCAGGTGATGTGCATGGCGAACACGAAGCCCGTCAATGACACGGCCGCGGTGACGCGCTTCATGCTCGAGCGCGCGCGGGAGAGCCACCCCGATGGCCCGCGCCTCTACCCGGTGGCCGCGGCCAGCGTGGGCCTCAAGGGCGAGGCCCTGGCGCCGCTCGCCGAGATGCGGGCCGCCGGCTGCGTGGCCGTGTCCAACGACGGGCGCCCCTTGGAGAGCGCGGAGCTCGTCCGGCGCATCATGGAATACGCGGCGGACCTCGGCATGGTCTTCATCGACCACTGCGAGGACCCGCACCTCGCCCGCGGCTGGCTCATGCACGAGGGCGACGTGAGCGGCATGCTCGGCATCAAGGGGCAGCCCGCGGCGGGCGAGGCCATGCAGGCCGCGCGCGACATCATGCTCGCCGAATATCTGGGGCTTCCCGTGCACATCGCCCATGTGTCGAGCCGCCTCACCGTGGACCTCATCGCCTGGGGCAAGGCGCGCGGCGTGCGCGTCACCGCCGAGACCTGCCCGCATTACCTGTTGCTCGACGAGACGGCCCTCGAGGGCTACAACACGCTCGCCAAGGTGAGCCCGCCCCTGAGGACGGCCGACGACCGCGCGGCCCTGCGCGAGGCCGTGGCCTCCGGCATCGTGGACATCCTTGTGACGGACCACGCCCCGCACGCGGCCCACGAAAAGGACGAGACACTGGATCTCGCGCCCTGCGGCCTCACCGGGCTCGACCTCGCGCTCTCCCTCACGTGGGAGCTGGTGCGCGAGGGCGCGCTCACCGAGGCCGATGTCCACCGCCTCTGGAGCCGGCGGCCGGCCGAGATTTTCGGGCTCCCCCGCAATGACTTCGCCCCGGGCGACCCGGCGGATTTCTTCCTCTTCGATGCGGACGCCACGTGGGAAGTCACGCCGGAGGCCTTGCGCTCGCGCGGCAAGAACACGCCCTTCCTGGGGCGCCGGCTCCATGGCCGCGTGCGCCATCACTGGCTCGGCGGCAAGGCGCTTTTCTAG
- the amrB gene encoding AmmeMemoRadiSam system protein B has product MPVRQPVVAGRFYPANPQDLRREVRRFLAASKDAALPGRSRKAWGCMLPHAGYVFSGAVAGATLDGLALPGRLVILCPNHTGRGEPLGVWPGGAWLTPLGQVTVDEALAQALMAAGGGFRPDVHAHLGEHSIEVLLPFLQETAIEGGRGLHSVVPVCVGTRHPGALARAGEALASVLGRPENADVGVVVSSDMNHYENVRRTEQKDALALERALAADATGLLRVVDEADISMCGAAPLALALFAAERLGRVRVELAAHDTSATASGDSEHVVGYAGLRLWLERGEPPLA; this is encoded by the coding sequence ATGCCAGTTCGCCAGCCAGTGGTCGCGGGCCGGTTTTATCCCGCAAATCCCCAGGACCTGCGCCGGGAAGTGCGCCGGTTTCTCGCGGCGTCCAAAGACGCTGCGCTTCCCGGCCGCAGCCGGAAGGCCTGGGGCTGCATGTTGCCCCATGCGGGCTATGTGTTCAGCGGCGCCGTGGCCGGGGCCACGCTCGATGGCCTGGCGCTGCCCGGAAGGCTCGTCATCCTCTGTCCCAACCACACCGGACGCGGTGAGCCTTTGGGCGTCTGGCCCGGTGGCGCGTGGCTCACGCCGCTGGGCCAGGTCACGGTGGACGAGGCGCTGGCCCAGGCACTTATGGCCGCAGGCGGGGGCTTCAGGCCGGATGTGCACGCGCATCTTGGGGAGCATTCCATCGAGGTGTTGCTGCCCTTCCTGCAGGAGACGGCCATCGAGGGTGGCCGGGGCCTCCACTCGGTGGTCCCTGTCTGCGTGGGCACGCGGCACCCCGGGGCGCTCGCCCGCGCGGGCGAGGCGCTGGCCTCGGTGCTCGGCCGGCCGGAAAACGCCGACGTGGGCGTGGTGGTCAGCTCGGACATGAACCATTATGAGAATGTGCGCCGCACCGAGCAGAAGGACGCGCTCGCCCTTGAGCGCGCCTTGGCGGCGGATGCCACCGGCCTTTTGCGGGTGGTGGACGAGGCGGACATCAGCATGTGCGGCGCCGCGCCGCTGGCGCTGGCCCTCTTTGCGGCCGAGCGCCTCGGGCGTGTGCGCGTGGAGCTCGCCGCGCACGACACCTCGGCCACGGCCTCGGGCGACAGCGAACATGTGGTGGGATACGCGGGCTTGCGCCTCTGGCTGGAGCGGGGGGAGCCGCCCCTGGCCTAG
- the recJ gene encoding single-stranded-DNA-specific exonuclease RecJ: MSHWRLREAPQDAPAKEPPARWAQELSISPRLLDILWRRGLTERDAIDAFLSARLDSLTPPGRWPQLPEAAALLARELLAGKRLAVWGDYDVDGVTATALVLDVLAAHGIEAAHHLPDRQAEGYGLNTAGVEALAEAGCGILLTVDCGISDAAPVARARELGMTVIVTDHHVPPAELPPAHALCNPRTGEPALWPCVHLAGVGVAFYLMAAVNAALAPHTGRRFRMDGVLDLVALGTLADVMRLTGENRVLVRGGLARIGKGARPGMAALKAVSGHDPAGALTAGQAVFRLAPRINAAGRMGSAETALALLREQDHARAAELAAELDACNQERKAEEERVHAAAREQAAELLARGPHAGLVLYGEDWHPGIVGIVASRIVEEFYRPAIVLCRDGASLKGSGRSVREFDLHDGLARTADCLTGFGGHRLAAGVRLEENRLEEFRARFDAAVAEALGPDPLEPTLTLECELGFAEAADLDFLKELQLMQPFGPGNAEPVFASPPVVVTERSYLGRGREHVRLHLKDEASGITLAAKAWRMADALPASLVGKTIRIAYTPRIDTYNGMASVDLGIRDWKPCRDVAPARQA; encoded by the coding sequence ATGAGCCACTGGCGCCTGCGCGAGGCCCCGCAAGACGCCCCGGCCAAAGAGCCGCCGGCCCGCTGGGCGCAAGAGCTCTCCATCTCGCCGCGCCTGCTCGACATCCTGTGGCGGCGCGGCCTCACGGAGCGCGACGCCATCGATGCCTTCCTCTCCGCCCGGCTCGATTCCCTCACCCCGCCGGGGCGCTGGCCGCAGCTCCCCGAAGCCGCCGCCCTGCTCGCCCGCGAGCTTCTCGCCGGCAAGCGCCTCGCCGTGTGGGGCGACTATGATGTGGACGGCGTGACCGCCACGGCCCTCGTGCTGGACGTGCTGGCCGCGCACGGCATCGAGGCCGCCCACCACCTCCCGGACAGGCAGGCCGAGGGCTACGGCCTCAACACGGCCGGGGTGGAGGCGCTGGCCGAAGCCGGCTGCGGCATCCTGCTCACCGTGGATTGCGGCATTTCCGACGCCGCGCCCGTGGCCCGCGCGCGCGAGCTCGGCATGACCGTCATCGTCACCGACCACCATGTGCCGCCGGCGGAGCTCCCGCCCGCGCATGCCCTGTGCAACCCGCGCACTGGCGAGCCTGCCCTGTGGCCTTGCGTCCACCTTGCCGGGGTGGGCGTGGCCTTCTACCTCATGGCCGCTGTCAATGCGGCGCTGGCCCCGCATACGGGGCGGCGCTTCCGCATGGACGGCGTACTCGATCTCGTGGCCCTGGGCACGCTCGCCGATGTCATGCGCCTCACGGGCGAGAACCGCGTGCTCGTGCGCGGCGGCCTCGCCCGCATCGGCAAGGGCGCGCGCCCCGGCATGGCGGCGCTCAAGGCCGTGAGCGGCCATGACCCTGCCGGGGCGCTCACGGCCGGGCAGGCGGTGTTCCGCCTCGCGCCGCGCATCAACGCCGCCGGCCGCATGGGCAGCGCCGAAACGGCGCTGGCGCTCCTGCGCGAGCAGGACCATGCCCGGGCGGCAGAGCTCGCCGCGGAGCTCGACGCCTGCAACCAGGAGCGCAAGGCCGAGGAAGAACGCGTCCACGCCGCCGCGCGCGAGCAGGCCGCGGAACTTTTGGCCCGGGGGCCGCACGCCGGCCTCGTGCTCTACGGGGAGGACTGGCACCCCGGCATCGTGGGCATCGTGGCCTCGCGCATCGTGGAGGAATTTTACCGGCCGGCCATCGTGCTCTGCCGGGACGGCGCAAGCCTCAAGGGTTCGGGCCGCTCCGTGCGGGAATTTGACCTGCATGACGGGCTCGCCCGCACCGCGGACTGCCTCACGGGCTTTGGCGGGCACCGCCTGGCCGCGGGGGTGCGGCTTGAAGAAAACCGGCTCGAGGAGTTCCGCGCCCGCTTTGACGCGGCCGTGGCTGAGGCTCTGGGCCCGGACCCGCTGGAACCGACGCTGACGCTTGAATGCGAGCTGGGCTTCGCCGAGGCCGCCGACCTCGACTTCCTCAAGGAGCTCCAGCTCATGCAGCCCTTCGGGCCGGGCAATGCCGAGCCCGTCTTCGCCTCGCCGCCGGTGGTGGTCACGGAGCGGTCGTATCTTGGCCGCGGCCGGGAGCATGTGCGGCTGCACCTCAAGGACGAGGCCAGCGGCATCACGCTCGCGGCGAAAGCCTGGCGCATGGCCGACGCGCTCCCCGCCTCACTGGTGGGCAAGACCATCCGCATCGCCTACACCCCGCGCATCGACACCTACAACGGCATGGCCTCGGTGGACCTCGGCATCAGGGACTGGAAGCCCTGCCGCGACGTGGCGCCGGCGCGCCAGGCCTAG
- the pyrF gene encoding orotidine-5'-phosphate decarboxylase, whose protein sequence is MPELIVALDLPDREKAVSMARQLRGVLDWCKVGLELFTLGGPRLLERLKEQGYRVFLDLKYYDIPHTVAQAVEAAAVLGVDMLTLHCQGGKRMCQAAVEARDGAADACSAPLLFGVTALTSFGPGEMPGIAVHPGVFAQDLAAGAARWGLDGVVCSGHEVRDIKAASPELRCLCPGIRPGGADAGDQRRTMTPGEAVLAGADYLVVGRPIIGAPSPAEAAAAIVEEMRAASVAPAAE, encoded by the coding sequence ATGCCCGAGCTCATCGTCGCCCTCGACCTCCCCGACCGCGAAAAGGCGGTCAGCATGGCCCGCCAGCTGCGCGGCGTCCTCGACTGGTGCAAGGTGGGCCTCGAGCTCTTCACCCTCGGCGGCCCGCGCCTGCTGGAACGCCTCAAGGAGCAGGGCTACCGCGTCTTCCTCGACCTCAAGTATTACGACATCCCGCACACCGTGGCCCAGGCCGTGGAGGCCGCGGCCGTGCTCGGCGTGGACATGCTCACTTTGCACTGCCAGGGCGGCAAGCGCATGTGCCAGGCGGCCGTGGAAGCCCGCGACGGCGCCGCGGACGCCTGCTCCGCCCCTCTGCTCTTCGGCGTGACCGCGCTCACGAGCTTCGGCCCCGGGGAGATGCCCGGGATCGCCGTCCATCCCGGCGTTTTCGCGCAGGACCTCGCCGCCGGCGCCGCGCGCTGGGGGCTCGACGGCGTGGTCTGCTCCGGCCACGAAGTGCGGGACATCAAGGCCGCGTCGCCCGAGCTCCGCTGCCTCTGCCCCGGCATCCGCCCCGGCGGCGCCGACGCGGGCGACCAGCGGCGCACCATGACCCCGGGCGAGGCCGTGCTCGCGGGCGCCGATTATCTGGTGGTGGGCCGGCCCATCATCGGGGCCCCTTCGCCCGCGGAGGCGGCGGCGGCCATTGTGGAAGAAATGCGGGCCGCGTCCGTGGCGCCCGCCGCAGAATAA
- the gmk gene encoding guanylate kinase, with product MRQGIALVLSAPSGAGKTTLVRRLRAEFPAIGYSVSCTTRAPREGEVNGRDYTFLSRPDFERRRAAGEFAEWAEVHGNLYGTPLAPVEAMLAEGRDALFDIDVQGAAQLKLNLEAATFVFILPPSLTELERRLRLRGQDDEEVIERRLANARRELREAAWYDALVVNDDLDGAYDRLRAAYLAATLAPARNPRLVDSLLATS from the coding sequence ATGCGCCAGGGCATCGCGCTCGTGCTCAGCGCGCCTTCCGGCGCCGGCAAGACCACCCTCGTCCGGCGGCTTCGCGCCGAATTTCCGGCCATCGGCTATTCCGTGAGCTGCACCACGCGGGCCCCGCGCGAGGGCGAGGTGAACGGCAGGGACTACACCTTTCTCAGCCGTCCCGACTTCGAGCGCCGCCGCGCGGCCGGCGAATTCGCCGAATGGGCCGAGGTGCACGGCAACCTTTACGGCACGCCGCTCGCCCCGGTGGAGGCCATGCTCGCCGAGGGGCGCGACGCGCTGTTCGACATCGACGTGCAGGGCGCGGCGCAGCTCAAGCTGAACCTCGAGGCCGCCACCTTCGTCTTCATCCTGCCGCCGAGCCTCACCGAGCTGGAGCGCCGCCTGCGCCTGCGCGGGCAGGACGACGAGGAGGTCATCGAGCGCCGCCTCGCCAATGCCCGACGCGAGCTGCGCGAAGCCGCATGGTACGACGCCCTCGTGGTCAACGACGACCTTGACGGCGCTTATGACCGCCTGAGGGCGGCCTACCTGGCCGCCACCCTGGCCCCGGCCCGCAACCCCCGGCTTGTGGATTCCCTTCTCGCCACCTCCTGA
- a CDS encoding DUF370 domain-containing protein: MAGERLINIGFGNYVLAARVVGIANPASSPMRRLREDARAAGRLVDATQGRKTRSILVTDSNHVILSSIQPETISQRFAQEDA, translated from the coding sequence ATGGCAGGCGAACGACTCATCAATATCGGTTTCGGCAACTATGTGCTCGCCGCCCGCGTGGTGGGCATCGCCAACCCGGCCTCGTCGCCCATGCGCCGCCTCAGGGAGGACGCCCGCGCGGCCGGGCGCCTGGTGGACGCCACTCAGGGCCGCAAGACGCGCTCCATTTTGGTGACGGATTCCAACCACGTGATCCTCTCCTCCATCCAGCCGGAGACCATCAGCCAGCGCTTCGCCCAGGAGGACGCCTGA
- a CDS encoding YicC/YloC family endoribonuclease: MLRSMTGFGRCLAESADSIQQWEVKSVNGRHLDLKWRLPPAVRSLEPVLEKIVRRHASRGRVDVSLTLQGATGAPGAGFDAGLASSMLDSLAALARQRGDAFTPDYAALLSVPALWGENAAAPDEALVLELEAGLGRALEDWNQSREAEGAALAADLDARLRRMEEWTCELAAAAPAIKKERAEALRARIAGELAPEGLSLDEARFLQEVTVLMDRLDVSEELTRLGAHLTRLRELLRGGGDAGRRLDFTLQECFREINTCGNKIPDIRLSRLVVDFKNELEKCREQVQNLE, encoded by the coding sequence ATGCTTCGCAGCATGACCGGCTTTGGGCGCTGTCTTGCGGAAAGCGCGGACAGCATCCAGCAATGGGAAGTCAAGAGCGTCAACGGGCGCCATCTGGACCTCAAATGGCGCCTGCCGCCCGCGGTGCGCTCTCTCGAGCCCGTGCTGGAAAAGATCGTGCGCCGGCACGCCTCGCGCGGGCGCGTGGACGTGAGCCTCACCCTCCAGGGGGCCACGGGCGCCCCCGGCGCGGGCTTTGACGCAGGCTTGGCCTCCTCCATGCTGGACAGCCTGGCCGCCCTCGCCCGCCAGCGGGGCGACGCCTTCACGCCCGACTATGCGGCGCTCCTCTCCGTGCCCGCGCTGTGGGGCGAGAACGCCGCCGCGCCGGACGAGGCGCTGGTGCTCGAGCTTGAGGCAGGCCTTGGCCGCGCCCTGGAGGACTGGAACCAGTCCCGCGAAGCCGAGGGGGCCGCGCTCGCTGCAGACCTCGATGCCCGGCTCAGGCGCATGGAAGAGTGGACCTGCGAGCTCGCGGCCGCGGCCCCGGCCATCAAGAAGGAGCGGGCCGAGGCGCTGCGCGCCCGCATCGCGGGAGAGCTCGCGCCCGAAGGCCTTTCGCTCGACGAGGCGCGCTTCCTGCAGGAAGTGACCGTGCTCATGGACCGCCTCGACGTGAGCGAGGAGTTGACGCGCCTTGGCGCGCACCTGACGCGCCTGCGCGAGCTTTTGCGCGGCGGCGGCGACGCGGGCCGGCGCCTCGATTTCACGCTCCAGGAGTGCTTCCGCGAGATCAACACCTGCGGCAACAAGATCCCCGACATCCGGCTCTCCCGCCTGGTGGTGGATTTCAAGAACGAGCTGGAAAAGTGCCGCGAGCAGGTACAGAACCTGGAATAG
- a CDS encoding methyl-accepting chemotaxis protein: MSNSLSSKQVLIFLCFLVLACLACIVSICMSSGASAWSAALPGIGAAIVLAIIGAVLISKSTGNLPKIAEYAEAASQGKAVPQLDPAACGSLAPLARGVVGMRQRSLDRTHWYESILNGLPWAIAVTDPDMNWTFCNTASLKSMGKTSMDEVMGKHCSAKGGNICNTPNCGIEQLRKGNHRVINHMPNGKTMQIILEYLHDASGKVIGHLEVGEDITERIALEKRSKQAAAEARAHMVTQLEGVVSGIDKGAESLNVALNEVRNQAQEAAARLSESATAMNEMNSTVLEVASNAEGAADAATSVQTQAHEGNALVLRTVESLRTLRTLSVNLKTDMEGLDKQAKDIGTVLTLIRDIADQTNLLALNAAIEAARAGEAGRGFAVVADEVRKLAEKTMSATRDVESAIEAIQQRTAKSSANLDTAVEAIEHTSHMGEESGAALEHISGLAEDSSLRVSAIAAAATEQSAASEEINRSITEVNHLSAEISRVMGEAVEQMAEMVQESHVLTDILEGMRKEGEKEGA; the protein is encoded by the coding sequence ATGAGCAATTCACTCAGCTCCAAACAGGTGCTTATCTTCCTCTGCTTTTTGGTGCTCGCGTGCCTCGCCTGCATCGTAAGCATCTGCATGTCATCGGGCGCCTCCGCCTGGAGCGCGGCGCTCCCGGGCATCGGCGCGGCCATCGTGCTCGCCATCATCGGGGCCGTCCTCATCTCCAAAAGCACGGGCAATTTGCCGAAGATCGCGGAATACGCCGAGGCCGCTTCCCAGGGCAAGGCCGTGCCCCAGCTCGACCCGGCCGCCTGCGGCAGCCTCGCGCCGCTCGCCCGCGGCGTGGTGGGCATGCGCCAGCGCTCGCTGGACCGCACGCACTGGTACGAGAGCATCCTCAACGGGCTGCCCTGGGCCATCGCCGTCACCGACCCGGACATGAACTGGACCTTCTGCAACACGGCCTCGCTCAAGTCCATGGGCAAGACCTCCATGGACGAGGTCATGGGCAAGCACTGCTCCGCCAAGGGCGGCAACATCTGCAACACCCCGAACTGCGGCATCGAGCAGCTGCGCAAGGGCAACCATCGCGTCATCAACCACATGCCCAACGGCAAGACCATGCAGATCATCCTCGAATACCTGCATGACGCGAGCGGCAAGGTCATCGGCCATCTCGAAGTGGGCGAGGACATCACCGAGCGCATCGCCCTCGAGAAGCGCAGCAAGCAGGCCGCGGCCGAGGCGCGCGCCCACATGGTCACGCAGCTCGAAGGCGTGGTCAGCGGCATCGACAAGGGCGCCGAAAGCCTCAACGTGGCCTTGAACGAAGTGCGCAACCAGGCGCAGGAAGCGGCGGCCCGCCTCTCCGAGTCCGCCACGGCCATGAACGAGATGAATTCCACGGTGCTCGAGGTGGCGAGCAACGCCGAGGGCGCGGCCGACGCGGCCACCTCGGTGCAGACCCAGGCCCACGAGGGCAATGCCCTAGTGTTGCGCACGGTGGAGAGCCTGCGCACCCTGCGCACCCTCTCCGTCAACCTCAAGACCGACATGGAAGGCCTCGACAAGCAGGCCAAGGACATCGGCACGGTGCTCACCCTCATCCGCGACATCGCCGACCAGACCAACCTGCTCGCGCTCAACGCCGCCATCGAGGCCGCCCGCGCCGGCGAGGCGGGCCGCGGCTTCGCCGTGGTGGCCGACGAGGTGCGCAAGCTTGCGGAAAAGACCATGAGCGCCACCCGCGACGTGGAATCCGCCATCGAGGCCATCCAGCAGCGCACGGCCAAGAGCTCCGCCAACCTCGACACCGCGGTGGAGGCCATCGAGCACACGAGCCACATGGGCGAGGAATCCGGCGCCGCGCTCGAGCACATCTCGGGCCTCGCCGAAGACTCCAGCCTGCGCGTTTCGGCCATCGCCGCCGCCGCCACGGAGCAGTCCGCCGCGTCGGAAGAGATCAACCGCAGCATCACCGAGGTCAACCACCTGAGCGCCGAGATCTCGCGCGTCATGGGCGAGGCCGTGGAGCAAATGGCCGAGATGGTGCAGGAATCGCACGTGCTTACCGACATCCTCGAAGGCATGCGCAAGGAAGGCGAAAAGGAAGGCGCCTAG
- the recR gene encoding recombination mediator RecR, with translation MPARVPEPLRVLVEQMARLPGLGPKSAMRVAMTLLKWPEAETRRLGQNIHGLRDSLHLCGRCGGLSATDPCAICADGARSRDTLCLVTEWDSMLTLEEGGFYRGQYLILGGLLGPQEGAPDLGRLERRLAEGEIAELILALGATVEAENTAAYVREMVRRRFPSLRVSRLAQGIPLGAEVKYMDRETLRQSLRFRQEL, from the coding sequence ATGCCGGCCCGCGTTCCCGAGCCGCTCAGGGTGCTCGTCGAGCAGATGGCGCGCCTGCCGGGCTTGGGCCCCAAGTCCGCCATGCGGGTCGCCATGACCCTGCTCAAGTGGCCCGAGGCCGAGACGCGCCGCCTCGGGCAGAATATCCACGGCCTGCGCGACAGCCTGCATCTTTGCGGCCGCTGCGGGGGCCTCTCGGCCACCGACCCCTGCGCCATCTGCGCCGACGGCGCCCGCAGCCGCGACACGCTCTGCCTCGTCACCGAGTGGGACAGCATGCTCACCCTGGAAGAAGGCGGCTTTTACCGCGGGCAGTACCTCATCCTCGGCGGCCTCCTGGGCCCGCAGGAGGGCGCGCCCGACCTCGGACGGCTGGAGCGGCGCCTCGCGGAAGGCGAGATAGCCGAGCTCATCCTCGCCCTCGGCGCCACCGTGGAGGCGGAAAATACCGCGGCCTATGTGCGCGAGATGGTGCGCCGGCGCTTCCCTTCCTTGCGCGTGTCGCGCCTTGCGCAGGGCATCCCGCTCGGCGCCGAGGTCAAGTACATGGACCGCGAGACGCTGCGCCAGTCCCTGCGTTTCCGGCAGGAGCTGTAG
- a CDS encoding YbaB/EbfC family nucleoid-associated protein yields the protein MRNMNDILRQAQVMQNKLAKLQQEMAERTYEAASGGGMVKAEVSGKQELRKLTIDPKALEGGDVEMLQDLILAAVNEASRIARESMEREMNAISGGIKLPGMF from the coding sequence ATGCGCAACATGAACGACATCCTGCGCCAGGCCCAGGTCATGCAGAACAAGCTCGCCAAGCTCCAGCAGGAGATGGCCGAGCGCACCTACGAGGCCGCCAGCGGCGGCGGCATGGTCAAGGCCGAGGTTTCCGGCAAGCAGGAGCTGCGCAAGCTCACCATCGACCCCAAGGCCCTTGAGGGCGGCGACGTGGAAATGCTGCAGGATCTCATCCTCGCCGCCGTCAACGAGGCTTCGCGCATCGCCCGCGAAAGCATGGAGCGCGAGATGAACGCCATTTCCGGGGGCATCAAGTTGCCCGGCATGTTCTAG